In Paenibacillus sp. 1781tsa1, one DNA window encodes the following:
- a CDS encoding chemotaxis protein has translation MTRVAVMVIHGLGMRKEGYADKLIACLHKELDKVMVLPGASKQMLDIEPVYWADVFEEREEALFQQLVSSPGLNFQALRRFVIHYLADAVAYQPVENQGHNYDAVHRTLNQAMHTLAQRNGPEAPLCVVAHSLGAVIASNFFYDLQYPSSRVPEVVDVNSALERGDTLTNFYSFGTTLPLWSLRYHDFSCPIQVPSAQLNQYYAGLEGEWVNFYDRDDILGYPLRPIDPAYERAVKEDIEVNSGGVAMSWNPLSHGGYFSNRSMNRRIAQGLARTWTWINRS, from the coding sequence ATGACACGTGTTGCGGTGATGGTCATTCATGGGCTGGGTATGCGAAAGGAAGGGTACGCGGACAAGCTGATTGCTTGTTTGCATAAGGAATTGGACAAGGTGATGGTCTTGCCTGGAGCCTCCAAACAAATGCTGGATATTGAGCCCGTATATTGGGCGGATGTATTTGAGGAGCGGGAAGAGGCGCTGTTTCAACAGCTCGTCAGCTCTCCGGGATTGAACTTTCAGGCGTTGCGCCGATTTGTCATCCATTACCTGGCTGATGCGGTTGCTTATCAACCTGTGGAAAATCAAGGCCATAACTATGATGCCGTACATCGAACGTTGAATCAGGCGATGCATACCCTTGCACAGCGTAACGGACCCGAAGCTCCGCTCTGTGTGGTTGCCCACAGTTTGGGTGCCGTAATCGCGAGTAACTTCTTCTACGATCTGCAATATCCGTCCAGTCGTGTTCCTGAGGTTGTGGATGTGAACTCGGCTTTGGAGCGGGGGGACACGCTGACTAATTTTTACTCGTTTGGTACAACCCTGCCTTTATGGAGTTTGCGTTACCATGACTTTAGTTGCCCAATTCAGGTGCCCTCTGCCCAATTGAATCAGTATTATGCGGGACTGGAAGGGGAGTGGGTGAACTTCTACGATCGGGATGATATTCTGGGTTATCCGTTACGCCCGATTGATCCTGCTTATGAGAGAGCGGTTAAAGAAGACATTGAAGTGAACTCTGGCGGCGTGGCTATGAGTTGGAATCCGCTAAGTCATGGGGGGTATTTTTCGAATCGAAGCATGAATCGGAGAATCGCGCAGGGGCTCGCTCGAACCTGGACCTGGATAAATCGTTCATAA
- a CDS encoding YkgJ family cysteine cluster protein — translation MECRAGCAACCIAISISSPIPGMAHGKPAGVRCVQLTDDNRCGIFGQKDRPAVCSGLQAEEEMCGSTDQEAFDILTWLEQETAPTVIAPKVV, via the coding sequence ATGGAATGCAGGGCAGGCTGTGCCGCATGTTGTATCGCGATTTCTATATCATCACCGATACCGGGCATGGCTCATGGCAAGCCGGCAGGTGTACGTTGTGTGCAGCTTACGGATGATAATCGCTGCGGAATTTTTGGCCAAAAAGATCGTCCTGCCGTATGCAGTGGATTGCAGGCTGAGGAAGAGATGTGTGGTAGCACCGATCAGGAAGCCTTTGATATTCTAACCTGGTTGGAACAAGAAACTGCACCGACTGTCATTGCACCGAAAGTAGTTTGA
- a CDS encoding AbrB family transcriptional regulator, with translation MELMRKLGSYVVFRFFLSLGVSVLGGLLFTAIHTPIPWLLGPMVFMLLGSQVAKWPLMWPASIRDYGILIVGYSIGLTLTEEALHGILQQLPMMLLMTLLLIGLCVITAYIASKVTDFDFPSLLVGSIPGGLSQMVSLAEEMKSINLTLVTFLQVTRLIMIVFCVPFLLFSPWIAGTAGGGSDHPFIDAATWGALFPEILLYAPLCVAGAWIARKLRFPTAFMLGPMIVMCVIQLSTALHTPSLPTSLLNVSQLMIGSHVGLMLKPEQLQRKTQTVTLAVMSSVLLIVGALGLSYLLMNVFSLTAATSLLSMAPGGMDQMSIMAHEVNADLSVVSGYQLFRILFIFFIVSSVLKMILVHMLKEKKEYPSLE, from the coding sequence ATGGAACTGATGCGCAAGCTTGGTTCCTATGTTGTCTTTCGGTTTTTTCTTAGTCTGGGTGTCTCTGTTCTTGGTGGATTGCTGTTCACAGCCATTCATACACCGATTCCGTGGTTGCTCGGGCCAATGGTATTCATGCTGCTTGGTTCCCAAGTTGCCAAATGGCCACTCATGTGGCCCGCCTCCATTCGAGACTATGGCATTCTGATTGTTGGCTATTCGATTGGACTCACCTTAACAGAAGAGGCACTGCACGGCATTCTGCAACAACTTCCCATGATGCTGCTGATGACCTTGCTGTTAATCGGATTGTGTGTAATTACGGCCTACATCGCTTCAAAGGTAACCGACTTTGACTTCCCCTCCCTGCTGGTTGGAAGCATCCCAGGAGGACTGTCCCAGATGGTGTCCCTTGCAGAAGAGATGAAATCCATCAATCTGACGCTGGTTACCTTTTTGCAGGTGACTCGACTGATCATGATTGTCTTCTGTGTGCCGTTCCTGCTATTCAGTCCGTGGATTGCAGGCACAGCAGGTGGCGGTTCGGATCATCCGTTCATTGATGCAGCAACGTGGGGTGCCCTTTTCCCCGAGATTCTCCTCTACGCTCCGCTCTGTGTGGCTGGTGCTTGGATTGCACGCAAACTCCGGTTTCCAACGGCCTTTATGCTGGGTCCCATGATCGTCATGTGTGTCATTCAATTAAGTACAGCACTGCATACGCCCAGTCTTCCAACTTCCCTGCTAAATGTATCGCAATTGATGATTGGCAGTCACGTTGGGCTGATGCTCAAGCCGGAACAGTTGCAACGCAAGACACAGACTGTCACGCTAGCGGTGATGAGTAGTGTACTGCTCATTGTTGGTGCGCTTGGATTGAGTTATCTGTTAATGAATGTGTTCTCCCTCACTGCGGCAACCTCACTACTCAGTATGGCCCCTGGCGGGATGGATCAGATGAGTATCATGGCACATGAAGTGAATGCCGACCTTTCCGTTGTATCCGGGTATCAATTGTTCCGCATCTTGTTTATTTTCTTCATCGTCTCTTCCGTACTGAAGATGATTCTCGTACATATGTTGAAAGAAAAGAAAGAATATCCTAGTCTAGAATGA
- a CDS encoding MFS transporter: MRVLQQIHAEIRGWSRNIQLFFLASILYQIGNGMFSVLYNLYIQGLGYNDTMNGQIVSIQSLATAIMFVPIGLCGDLFSRKRLLIAGALFSGIFLIGRSFDYSATGLIWFAVFSGLFAGVFQVLAIPYLAENVKKSQRLKMFSYYSSLVLASQVLGSLGGGVFADLLHTAGLAKVTGLQTVLFVGGAATLAAFIPLLFVTEDKAAPQTTTSAQSDLQPNADLKERLTNTPSTNDSVTKKKDSRLIGQFVVTQLLIGLGSGLVVPYLNLYFTNRFSVSLSGMSLLIALGQIMTIVSMLIGPTLAARVGSVRAVVIFQVMSLPFLLLTGFTNLLFIASLSFLFRQALMNAANPIHSAILVDRISDKRRGIANSLMQTAFMIGWATMGPVQSYLVTTYGTYWGYAITFSITGSLYVISSLMYYVMFREPKPSAATLAGEA, from the coding sequence TTGAGAGTTTTACAACAGATTCATGCTGAAATTCGCGGCTGGTCCCGCAATATTCAACTTTTTTTCCTGGCAAGCATTCTGTATCAGATCGGAAATGGCATGTTCTCTGTCTTGTACAATCTGTACATTCAGGGGCTGGGCTATAATGATACAATGAACGGCCAGATCGTAAGTATTCAATCACTCGCAACAGCCATAATGTTTGTTCCTATCGGTCTATGCGGTGATCTGTTCAGTCGCAAGCGGCTGCTCATTGCCGGGGCGTTATTCAGCGGAATCTTCCTGATCGGACGCTCCTTTGATTATTCAGCTACAGGACTGATCTGGTTCGCGGTATTTTCTGGCCTTTTCGCTGGTGTATTCCAAGTACTGGCCATTCCTTATCTAGCGGAAAACGTCAAGAAAAGCCAGCGGCTGAAGATGTTCAGTTATTATTCATCTCTTGTGCTCGCTTCCCAGGTACTTGGTAGCCTGGGTGGCGGTGTATTCGCAGATTTGTTACATACGGCAGGACTCGCCAAAGTGACAGGACTTCAGACGGTATTATTTGTTGGTGGTGCAGCAACACTCGCTGCGTTCATTCCACTGTTATTTGTAACCGAAGACAAGGCCGCTCCGCAGACAACAACATCGGCGCAATCTGATCTTCAACCCAATGCGGATCTTAAAGAACGTTTGACGAATACCCCAAGCACGAATGATTCAGTCACCAAGAAAAAAGATTCCCGACTGATTGGTCAGTTTGTAGTAACCCAGTTATTAATCGGATTAGGTTCAGGACTGGTTGTCCCATACCTGAATCTGTATTTCACCAATCGCTTCTCGGTATCTCTGAGTGGGATGAGTCTGCTGATTGCACTTGGTCAGATTATGACGATTGTATCCATGCTGATTGGCCCTACCCTGGCCGCAAGGGTCGGGAGCGTACGAGCCGTTGTCATTTTCCAGGTGATGTCGCTGCCCTTCCTTCTATTAACGGGCTTCACCAATCTGTTGTTCATCGCTTCACTGAGTTTCTTATTCAGACAAGCGTTGATGAATGCAGCCAATCCTATTCATTCAGCCATACTGGTGGATCGGATCTCCGACAAACGCCGGGGGATCGCCAATTCACTGATGCAGACTGCTTTCATGATTGGATGGGCTACCATGGGCCCTGTTCAATCCTATCTGGTCACCACGTACGGAACGTACTGGGGTTACGCGATCACATTCAGCATCACAGGCAGTTTATATGTCATTTCATCATTGATGTACTATGTAATGTTCAGAGAACCCAAACCTTCCGCTGCTACTCTTGCAGGAGAAGCATGA
- a CDS encoding O-methyltransferase: protein MKNTNTNQLQHTWTQVDDYMNDLLIPSDSLLEQTLQTNAEAGLPAHDVTPNQGKLLQLLLQIQGASRVLEIGTLGGYSTIWMARALPEHGRIVSLESESRHADLARTNLTRAGLMHKVDLRVGPALTTLPDVQEEYREPFDMIFIDADKPSNPDYLRWAMRLTRPGSLIIGDNIVRDGEVIRTDSTDPRVQGVRSFLQLIADHPRLEATALQTVGSKGYDGFVIARVTDVPEPK, encoded by the coding sequence ATGAAAAATACAAATACGAACCAACTACAGCATACCTGGACTCAAGTCGATGACTACATGAACGATCTGCTGATCCCCTCCGATTCCCTGCTGGAGCAAACATTGCAAACCAATGCCGAAGCTGGACTGCCCGCTCATGACGTAACACCCAATCAAGGAAAGTTACTCCAGCTCCTTCTTCAAATCCAAGGTGCATCCCGTGTACTTGAAATCGGCACACTGGGCGGCTATAGTACCATCTGGATGGCAAGAGCGCTGCCTGAACACGGACGTATCGTCTCCCTGGAATCGGAATCACGCCACGCGGACTTGGCTCGAACCAATCTCACACGTGCAGGACTTATGCACAAGGTTGACCTGAGAGTTGGCCCTGCCTTAACCACCCTTCCAGATGTTCAGGAAGAATACAGGGAACCGTTTGATATGATCTTCATCGATGCTGACAAACCAAGTAATCCCGATTATCTGAGATGGGCCATGCGACTGACTCGTCCGGGGAGTCTTATTATTGGTGACAATATCGTCAGAGACGGTGAAGTGATTCGCACGGACAGCACGGACCCCAGAGTTCAAGGCGTTCGATCATTCCTGCAGTTAATCGCGGATCACCCCCGGCTTGAAGCTACAGCACTGCAAACGGTGGGTAGCAAAGGTTACGATGGATTCGTCATTGCTCGTGTAACGGATGTCCCTGAACCAAAATAA
- a CDS encoding LysR family transcriptional regulator: protein MNLHGLRLFHAIVRYGGVTRAAEELNISQPAVSSQVKKFERELGIQLFVSEGRRLVLTDAGIQLTGYAERLFLLEQDVENFVQDFREGKKGLIRLTATYLPSNFLLPSWIARFKQMHEDVEIVVSTTNTRMAFDQLLRYEAEIAVYGGSGITHVGVQWDELFDDEMWFVVHPDHPYAGKEIELHEMMAEPFIMREEGSATRERLVSLCTTNNLAAPRIALQFNGLNETISAVKAGYGANFISSLVVKEDVRQGKLARVFVRGVQLRNTVAVCTRAGEVLSPAAQHLVKFIRQEASLMK, encoded by the coding sequence ATGAATCTGCATGGATTACGATTATTTCATGCCATCGTGAGATATGGCGGGGTCACTCGTGCCGCAGAGGAACTGAACATTAGTCAGCCTGCTGTATCTTCCCAGGTGAAAAAGTTTGAACGTGAATTGGGAATTCAGCTTTTTGTTTCGGAGGGGAGAAGACTGGTGCTTACGGATGCCGGGATACAGTTAACTGGTTATGCAGAACGTCTATTCTTGCTGGAGCAGGATGTCGAGAATTTTGTGCAGGATTTTCGGGAGGGTAAGAAAGGACTGATACGTCTTACAGCAACCTATTTGCCTTCAAATTTTCTGTTGCCAAGCTGGATTGCGCGGTTCAAGCAAATGCACGAGGATGTGGAGATTGTTGTGAGCACAACCAACACCCGGATGGCATTTGACCAGTTACTTCGCTATGAGGCAGAGATTGCAGTGTATGGTGGGAGTGGTATTACACATGTGGGTGTCCAATGGGACGAATTGTTTGACGATGAGATGTGGTTTGTTGTGCATCCAGACCATCCGTATGCGGGAAAAGAAATCGAGCTGCATGAGATGATGGCAGAACCGTTCATCATGCGCGAAGAAGGCAGTGCTACTCGTGAGCGACTCGTATCCCTATGCACAACCAATAACCTGGCCGCTCCCCGCATTGCGCTTCAGTTCAACGGGCTGAATGAAACGATCAGTGCGGTGAAGGCAGGTTATGGGGCCAACTTTATATCTTCTTTGGTTGTGAAGGAAGATGTGCGGCAAGGTAAGCTAGCACGTGTGTTCGTTCGAGGAGTACAGCTGAGAAATACGGTTGCCGTATGTACACGAGCAGGGGAAGTGTTGTCACCTGCTGCACAGCATCTGGTCAAGTTTATTCGGCAAGAAGCGTCTTTGATGAAATAA